The following proteins come from a genomic window of Sesamum indicum cultivar Zhongzhi No. 13 linkage group LG10, S_indicum_v1.0, whole genome shotgun sequence:
- the LOC105172389 gene encoding translationally-controlled tumor protein homolog, translating into MLVYQDLISGDELLSDSFPYKEIENGILWEVAGKWVVKGAVNVDIGANPSAEGGGEDEGVDDQAVKVVDIVDTFRLQEQPAFDKKQFVAYIKKYIKNLTPKLASEKQESFKKNIEGATKFLLSKLKDLQFFVGESMHDDGTVVFAYYKDGATDPTFLYLAYGLKEVKC; encoded by the exons ATGTTGGTTTACCAGGATCTTATCTCTG GTGACGAGCTTCTTTCTGATTCTTTCCCTTACAAGGAAATCGAGAATGGGATTTTGTGGGAAGTGGCAGGCAAG TGGGTCGTTAAAGGCGCGGTTAACGTAGATATTGGGGCCAATCCTTCTGCCGAAGGTGGGGGAGAAGATGAAGGCGTTGATGACCAAGCCGTCAAGGTTGTCGACATTGTGGACACCTTCAGGCTTCAG GAGCAACCTGCTTTTGATAAGAAGCAGTTTGTTGCTTATATCAAAAAGTACATCAAGAATTTGACGCCCAAGTTGGCATCCGAGAAGCAAGAGTCGTTCAAGAAAAACATCGAGGGAGCTACTAAGTTCCTTCTCTCGAAACTGAAGGATCTTCAATT TTTTGTTGGGGAGAGCATGCACGACGATGGGACGGTAGTGTTTGCATATTACAAAGATGGCGCGACTGATCCAACTTTTCTGTACTTAGCCTATGGGCTGAAGGAGGTGAAGTGTTGA